In a genomic window of Occallatibacter riparius:
- a CDS encoding regulatory protein RecX, giving the protein MSFSSRPKKARAPLNEAGLYEYAVKALGRRMRTEVELRRLMHRRVEPGEAGAAVVAAVVMRLKEYGYLDDKSYAETFTRLRQENEKLGQRTVRQKLQQKGVAARIVEETIEARYAGTDEEALARQYLERKRIRKPEDEKATARVMRRLVAAGFATDVIYRILRQWDVPDEALSQLDNLGESAQDTGSE; this is encoded by the coding sequence ATGTCATTCAGTTCCAGGCCGAAGAAGGCGCGCGCTCCGTTGAATGAGGCGGGGCTGTATGAGTATGCCGTGAAGGCGCTGGGTCGGCGGATGCGCACGGAGGTGGAGCTGCGCCGGCTGATGCATCGGCGCGTGGAGCCGGGGGAGGCGGGCGCTGCCGTGGTTGCTGCGGTGGTGATGCGGCTCAAGGAGTACGGTTACCTCGACGACAAGTCCTACGCTGAAACGTTTACGCGCCTGCGGCAGGAGAATGAGAAGCTGGGGCAGCGGACGGTGCGGCAGAAGCTGCAGCAGAAGGGCGTGGCGGCTCGGATCGTCGAGGAGACGATCGAGGCGCGCTATGCCGGGACGGACGAGGAGGCTCTTGCGCGGCAGTATCTGGAGCGCAAGCGGATCCGGAAGCCGGAGGACGAGAAGGCGACGGCGCGGGTGATGCGGCGGCTGGTGGCGGCGGGGTTCGCGACGGACGTAATCTACCGGATTCTGCGGCAGTGGGATGTGCCGGACGAGGCGCTGAGCCAGCTTGACAATCTGGGCGAGAGTGCGCAGGACACGGGATCTGAGTGA